A stretch of Fusarium fujikuroi IMI 58289 draft genome, chromosome FFUJ_chr10 DNA encodes these proteins:
- a CDS encoding related to aminotriazole resistance protein has translation MASLGSVVGSLLGGFVGSTLGWKWVFWIPAIASAFTTAAGWFVTASHTTRIAPRGITENAESSKKPYVDWIGGGLVSSSLTLLLVAIAQGNVSGWSTPWIPPLLVVSVSLLGGFIFYQRRLEIDPDRIPLMRMSMFAKKQFSALFVLVGCFYASFNGFLVFVTYFYQKYQGLGELQTTLRFLPAGISGLLISFAVFPALNLPYFIVLVVGLSCSVVSPFLFAIPSIPPTTTYWAWGFPAMCLCMSVEIVWPVFSLLTAKSLAQEDQSLGGGLLQTVNNVGRALGLAIATAIQTAVAGDINNEQGSNIYLDGLRAAQWFNFTLAVTGILLALVFFRGLDRS, from the exons ATGGCATCATTGGGTTCTGTCGTGGGTAGCCTTCTAGGTGGCTTTGTAGGATCGACTCTTGGTTGGAAGTGGGTGTTCTGGATACCAGCTATTGCATCCGCCTTTACAACTGCTGCTGGCTGGTTTGTCACAGCTAGTCATACAACGAGAATCGCTCCTCGAGGGATAACCGAGAATGCTGAGAGCAGTAAGAAACCCTATGTCGACTGGATCGGGGGAGGTCTCGTATCATCCAGCCTGACATTGCTTCTTGTTGCCATCGCGCAAGGAAACGTCTCCGGTTGGTCTACGCCTTGGATACCGCCGCTATTGGTTGTGTCTGTATCACTTCTAGGGGGCTTCATCTTCTATCAGCGCCGGTTGGAGATAGACCCAGACCGTATACCTCTGATGCGTATGTCCATGTTCGCGAAGAAACAGTTTTCTGCACTATTTGTGCTGGTCGGTTGTTTCTACGCGTCGTTTAATGGGTTTCTTGTGTTTGTCACATATTT CTATCAGAAGTACCAAGGACTGGGGGAGTTGCAGACGACACTTCGATTTCTTCCTGCCGGGATATCAGGCT TACTCATATCCTTTGCCGTGTTTCCAGCACTAAATCTTCCTTACTTTATTGTACTTGTTGTTGGCCTTTCATGCAGCGTTGTATCTCCATTCCTCTTCGCAATACCATCAATTCCGCCAACTACTACTTATTGGGCATGGGGATTCCCTGCTATGTGTCTTTGTATGAGCGTTGAAATTGTTTGGCCTGTGTTTAGTCTGCTTACTGCTAAGTCTCTagcgcaagaagatcaaTCTCTTGGTGGTGGCCTTCTTCAAACGGTGAACAATGTCGGCCGTGCTTTGGGATTGGCAATTGCGACGGCTATACAgactgctgttgctggggaTATCAATAATGAACAAGGATCGAATATATACTTGGACGGATTGAGAGCTGCACAGTGGTTTAACTTTACACTGGCCGTCACCGGGATATTACTAGCTTTAGTCTTCTTTAGAGGTTTAGATAGGTCATAA
- a CDS encoding related to G protein coupled receptor like protein has product MVTAPAASAISAIERTCSVPSLLGSLFIIATFCSSKLFHKPISRMLFYASFGNMMSNVATLMSKSFLDQPDSVGFMFADVFWALAMATNVYLTFYHRFDGVRLRKLEPLHIGLCYGIPFIIGITFIFVRNKDGHRAYGNANLWCWLTVEWDAWQLATYGLIWLIIFIAFTIYVRTGITIYKWKKRLNSFSNSYERNISSQVPQNANPMVIAKTTKITISTSDSAPTGFDQAFGTATRPEPVHSANIYTGPAQPIANSSDQSYIRSQQSDRKGRSPSDDAAMSYAKTALLFFTAMLITWIPASANRLYVLVDGKSSVSLGYLSAFVLPLQGFWNALIYYYTSRAACKQVIASLRTGCRPLEESDANGSSFADGNNEQGFQLEQVKTAKRGQSFGDTESTTSLTAKV; this is encoded by the exons ATGGTCACCGCACCCGCAGCATCAGCCATTAGCGCTATAGAGCGAACATGCTCAGTACCTAGCCTTCTTGGTtcgctcttcatcatcgccacCTTCTGTTCTTCGAAGCTGTTTCATAAGCCAATCAGCCGGATGCTTTTTTACGCCTCTTTTGGCAACATGATGAGCAATGTCGCTACTCTCATGTCCAAGAGCTTTCTCGATCAACCAGATTCTGTCGG ATTCATGTTTGCAGATGTCTTTTGGGCCCTAGCCATGGCGACGAATGTATACCTCACGTTCTACCATCGATTCGACGGCGTTAGGCTACGTAAATTAGAGCCACTTCACATTGGCCTATGTTATGGGATTCCGTTCATTATAGGCATCACCTTTATATTTGTAAGGAACAAAGATGGTCATCGGGCATACGGGAATGCGAACTTGTGGTGCTGGCTTACCGTGGAGTGGGATGCTTGGCAGCTGGCCACTTATGGACTGATATG GCTGATTATTTTTATCGCCTTTACTATATACGTCCGGACCGGgattactatctataaatgGAAGAAACGTCTGAATAGCTTCTCAAATTCGTACGAACGGAACATTTCGTCTCAAGTCCCGCAGAATGCAAATCCTATGGTCATCGCCAAGACTACAAAAATCACGATTTCAACATCAGATTCTGCACCGACTGGCTTCGACCAGGCTTTTGGAACCGCAACGAGACCCGAGCCTGTCCATTCAGCAAATATTTACACCGGTCCCGCGCAGCCCATAGCGAATTCTTCCGACCAAAGCTACATCAGATCGCAGCAATCAGATCGCAAAGGACGCAGCCCGAGTGACGATGCAGCTATGTCATATGCCAAGACGGCCCTTCTATTTTTCACAGCGATGCTTATCACTTGGATTCCTGCAAGCGCGAACCGTCTGTACGTTCTTGTGGACGGCAAGTCATCCGTGTCGTTGGGATATCTAAGCGCATTTGTACTCCCTCTGCAGGGCTTCTGGAACGCCTTGATTTACTATTACACCTCTCGAGCCGCGTGTAAGCAAGTAATTGCTAGTCTAAGGACTGGGTGCCGCCCTCTGGAGGAAAGCGACGCCAACGGGTCTAGCTTTGCAGACGGAAATAACGAGCAGGGGTTTCAGCTGGAGCAGGTAAAAACTGCAAAAAGGGGACAAAGCTTTGGGGATACAGAAAGCACGACATCGCTAACAGCGAAAGTCTAA
- a CDS encoding related to formaldehyde dehydrogenase has product MAISETMKAVVFDGPYKISVQDRPVPQIQDAQDIIVKVNMTALCGSELHLYRGVEPTEPNFIMGHEFTGTVVALGSEVKTVQIGDKVVSPFTASCGECYYCQNGGSARCIKSQALGSPNLDGAQAEYVRVPIADGTVIKAPKGIHDQALILMADIFPTGYFGVQSGVEMMPKLDLRDSTIAVIGCGPVGLCAIVAAAVLKPKHLFAVDSVQSRLDQAAKLGAEPLNFMESRDKMIERVKSVTGGRGADIVVEVVGLSPALRTAFDLVRSFGAISSIGVHNAEIPWSGSDAYNKNVRLQMGRCPVRSIFSEAMEVLKQEQDSLSFLFDNILPLSDAVRGYELFNESKVQKVVFQV; this is encoded by the exons ATGGCAATCTCAGAAACGATGAAGGCTGTCGTTTTTGATGGCCCATACAAGATCTCTGTGCAAGACAGGCCTGTTCCTCAAA TCCAGGATGCTCAGGACATCATTGTAAAGGTCAACATGACCGCCTTATGTGGATC AGAGCTACATTTGTACCGAGGCGTCGAACCAACAGAACCGAATTTTATCATGGGCCACGAATTCACAGGTACTGTTGTTGCTTTGGGCTCTGAGGTCAAGACCGTGCAGATTGGAGACAAAGTCGTCTCCCCATTTACTGCTTCTTG CGGCGAGTGCTACTACTGTCAGAACGGTGGCTCAGCACGATGTATCAAGAGCCAAGCCCTTGGTTCTCCCAATCTCGACGGAGCTCAGGCAGAATATGTCCGTGTACCAATCGCAGACGGTACTGTGATCAAGGCACCCAAAGGAATCCACGACCAGGCCCTTATTCTGATGGCTGATATCTTCCCCACTGGTTATTTCGGTGTCCAGAGCGGAGTTGAGATGATGCCGAAGCTAGATCTGCGAGATTCAACTATTGCGGTGATTGGCTGTGGTCCCGTTGGACTATGCGCCATTGTTGCTGCGGCAGTGCTGAAGCCAAAGCATCTATTTGCTGTGGATAGTGTTCAAAGCAGACTTGATCAGGCAGCGAAACTTGGTGCCGAGCCTCTGAACTTCATGGAGAGCAGGGATAAAATGATTGAGCGTGTAAAGTCTGTTACTGGTGGCAGAGGCGCTGATATAGTGGTGGAAGTGGTCGGTCTCTCGCCAGCCCTCCGAACAGCATTTGACTTGGTTCGCTCATTTGGTGCTATCAGCAGCATTGGTGTCCATAACGCAGAG ATCCCTTGGTCAGGTAGCGACGCTTATAA CAAAAATGTCCGTCTGCAGATGGGACGGTGCCCAGTCAGAAGTATCTTTTCCGAGGCAATGGAAGTTCTCAAGCAAGAACAGGATTCTCTCAG CTTCCTATTCGACAACATTCTCCCACTTTCAGATGCAGTTCGAGGTTACGAACTGTTCAACGAGTCCAAGGTCCAAAAGGTCGTTTTCCAAGTCTGA
- a CDS encoding probable flavohemoglobin, giving the protein MSLTTSQVDTVKSTAPVLKIHGETITSLFYKNLIGTYPDLRNIFNLSHQHDGAQAKALAGAVLAYATYIDKPEFLASTIERIAQRHVSLKVTEDQYALVGEQLIKAIGEVLGDALTDDIADAWTAAYGQLANIFINREKQLYQEAGDWDGWRKFKISKREKEADLITSFYLIPSDGKTPLPSFHPGQYVSLRINVPELGGIFQCRQYSMSQPPHSDYYRVSIKKESFTLEGKDESLPGTVSNLLHNHYQVGEEVEMTYPRGEFWLDIEDDKKANAPLILISAGVGVTPLMSMLESVLSSPRSKMANRPILWLHAARTSQDMAFRTNIRSVSEGYENVETLIWLKNLSQNDKKGEDYDFEGRLDLDVVCQMKNEELENKQSQFFICGPASWMVATRNKLQSLGVEHEQINMELFGTGSINQE; this is encoded by the coding sequence ATGTCGTTAACAACTTCTCAAGTTGACACTGTCAAGTCAACAGCCCCTGTGCTCAAAATTCATGGAGAGACTATTACATCCTTATTCTACAAGAACTTGATTGGCACCTACCCCGATCTCCGTaatatcttcaacctcagccaTCAGCACGACGGCGCTCAAGCCAAAGCTCTGGCTGGTGCTGTGCTTGCGTATGCCACCTATATTGATAAGCCCGAATTCCTGGCGTCTACGATTGAGCGTATTGCCCAGAGACATGTCAGTCTCAAGGTTACGGAAGATCAATATGCTCTTGTTGGCGAGCAGCTTATCAAAGCCATTGGAGAAGTACTGGGAGATGCCCTCACGGATGACATCGCTGATGCGTGGACGGCTGCCTACGGTCAACTAGCCAATATCTTTATCAACCGTGAGAAGCAATTGTATCAAGAGGCCGGCGATTGGGATGGCTGGAGGAAGTTCAAGATTTCCAAGCGCGAGAAGGAAGCAGACCTCATCACAAGCTTTTATTTGATTCCATCTGATGGAAAGACGCCCTTGCCTTCGTTCCATCCTGGTCAGTATGTTAGCCTCCGAATCAACGTACCCGAGCTTGGTGGCATCTTCCAGTGCCGTCAGTACAGCATGAGTCAGCCACCTCACAGTGACTACTACCGAGTCagtatcaagaaggagagtTTTACTCTGGAAGGAAAAGACGAATCTTTGCCCGGCACCGTCTCCAATCTCCTACATAACCACTATCaggttggagaagaggttgagatgaCATATCCTCGTGGTGAATTCTGGCTTGACATCGAAGATGATAAAAAGGCAAATGCACCTCTCATTCTAATATCAGCGGGAGTTGGTGTTACACCTTTGATGTCCATGCTCGAGTCAGTTCTTAGCTCGCCTCGATCGAAGATGGCAAACAGACCTATCCTCTGGCTCCACGCAGCTAGAACATCACAGGATATGGCTTTCCGTACAAATATTCGCAGTGTATCGGAGGGCTACGAGAACGTCGAGACTCTTATCTGGCTCAAGAACCTATCCCAAAACGATAAGAAGGGTGAAGACTATGATTTCGAGGGGCGACTAGACCTCGATGTTGTGTGTCAAATGAAGAACGAAGAACTGGAAAACAAGCAATCTCAATTCTTCATTTGTGGACCTGCTTCTTGGATGGTAGCAACAAGGAACAAGTTACAAAGTTTGGGGGTTGAGCATGAGCAAATTAATATGGAGCTCTTTGGAACTGGCAGTATCAATCAGGAGTGA
- a CDS encoding related to parasitic phase-specific protein PSP-1 yields the protein MNDTGNFVIFGPKANCTLELCPIEMSVYGYRPSLPANITFAALFTFATFAHAYLGFKWKTPWFMWCMILSCTHEVTGYIARILLWINPWSFGAFITQIIAITQAPVFYCAAIYVTLGQSIEHYGPSLARFPTKYFAWVFVPMDIISLILQGTGGGLSASSSGASQVGVDVAMAGLILQVIMLVAFSLLFGDYMFRYLRSKKSRNLGSRDKLFFAFLAIAVLATLARCIFRADELKEGYQGELIKHEDLFVALEGVLIVVAVFCLFIAHPGFVFNRPAKVYYSVATGTEATDEMAYRSKLADPVSESEH from the exons ATGAACGACACGGGGAACTTTGTGATATTTGGGCCCAAGGCCAACTGTACCTTGGAA CTATGCCCTATCGAGATGAGCGTTTATGGTTACCGACCTTCTCTCCCTGCCAATATTACTTTTGCCGCTTTATTCACCTTTGCGACTTTTGCGCATGCCTACTTGGGCTTCAAATGGAAAACACCCTGGTTTATGTGGTGCATGATCCTGAGCTGCACACATGAAGTTACGGGGTATATAGCACGTATTCTGCTCTGGATCAATCCTTGGAGTTTCGGTGCATTTATTACCCAAATCA TTGCTATCACTCAAGCTCCTGTTTTCTACTGTGCCGCAATCTATGTCACCCTTGGCCAAAG TATTGAGCATTATGGACCAAGCCTTGCTCGATTTCCCACCAAATACTTCGCCTGGGTATTTGTACCCATGGATATCATCTCGCTGATCTTGCAAGGTACTGGAGGAGGTCtctcagcatcctcatccGGTGCTAGCCAGGTCGGTGTTGATGTCGCCATGGCAGGGCTGATTCTACAAGTCATTATGCTGGTCGCATTTAGCCTCTTGTTCGGTGACTACATGTTTCGATACCTACGGTCGAAGAAGTCTCGGAATCTCGGGTCAAGAGACAAGctcttctttgccttccTCGCCATTGCAGTCCTTGCTACTTTGGCTCGTTGTATCTTCCGCGCCGATGAGCTCAAAGAGGGTTACCAAGGGGAGCTGATCAAGCATGAGGATCTATTTGTTGCTTTAGAAGGAGT GTTGATTGTTGTGGCagtcttttgcctttttattGCCCATCCTGGCTTCGTCTTCAACCGGCCAGCGAAGGTTTACTACTCTGTTGCTACTGGCACTGAAGCCACTGACGAGATGGCCTATCGATCCAAGCTTGCGGATCCTGTCAGTGAGTCAGAGCACTAG
- a CDS encoding related to CAIB/BAIF family enzyme, producing MPTPEQALKLSDIPGPDANKALHYIDRKSHTSFDVSKEVWTGLGLPETSLTAVRLPGKEGPALPSSFKIGILGQASIGLSALAAAQVHALRNKTSVPSVTVPLEHAVIEYKSERLYTVSDELAPASGGAIGGLHKTSDGYVRIHDGFPNHVQGTLDLLGLKAGATRQQVSEQTADWASIDLENCGTAEGKVAIYALRSYRQWDKLPQSMAISNFPISIKQVSKSTPIGLPSRMQPGNLKCLQGLRVVEMSRVIAAPLCGKTLAAHGAEVIWVTSPTLPDLPRVDREFGRGKKTVQLDIHKAEDRKQLLSLLKDCDVFVQGYRPGSLASYGLSHDELRNINPNIIVANMSAFGPEGPWSGRRGFDSLVQTCSGMNVSEAEHAGKGEAARPTPCQALDHSGGYMLAVGVMAAVYHRAVKGGSWRVDVSLAGMMKYLRSLGQYPGASGFEASDFEKPEDVPEEYFEVQETGFGTMKSIRHSATIEGLEVGWDIMPKPLGSDKPAWD from the coding sequence ATGCCGACACCGGAGCAGGCCTTAAAGTTGAGCGATATTCCTGGACCTGATGCAAATAAGGCCTTGCATTATATTGACCGAAAATCTCACACATCATTCGATGTCTCAAAGGAGGTTTGGACAGGTCTCGGTTTGCCCGAAACCTCATTGACAGCTGTCAGGCTTCCTGGTAAAGAAGGGCCTGCCCTTCCTTCGTCGTTCAAAATCGGAATTCTCGGGCAAGCCTCTATCGGACTGTCTGCGCTTGCCGCTGCGCAGGTTCATGCCTTACGAAACAAGACCTCCGTTCCTTCAGTTACGGTACCGCTCGAGCATGCTGTCATAGAGTACAAATCCGAGAGATTGTATACCGTTTCTGACGAACTTGCTCCTGCGTCAGGCGGCGCTATCGGTGGATTGCATAAGACCTCAGATGGCTATGTTCGAATCCACGATGGGTTTCCAAATCACGTTCAAGGTACTCTTGACTTGCTTGGCTTGAAAGCTGGTGCTACTCGACAGCAAGTGTCTGAGCAGACTGCAGATTGGGCCAGTATTGACTTGGAAAACTGCGGAACCGCAGAGGGTAAAGTCGCAATTTACGCTCTGCGATCATACCGTCAATGGGATAAGCTCCCTCAGTCGATGGCCATTAGCAACTTCCCTATCAGCATCAAGCAGGTGTCCAAGTCAACTCCAATTGGCCTGCCAAGCAGGATGCAGCCTGGGAATCTCAAGTGCCTACAAGGTCTTCGGGTCGTTGAGATGAGTCGGGTAATTGCTGCACCGTTATGCGGCAAGACCCTGGCAGCCCATGGAGCTGAGGTTATTTGGGTGACTTCACCAACACTACCAGACCTGCCGAGGGTTGATCGGGAATTTGGCCGTGGGAAAAAGACTGTCCAACTCGACATACACAAGGCTGAGGATCGAAAGCAGCTTCTTAGCCTTCTCAAGGACTGCGATGTGTTCGTTCAAGGTTATCGACCTGGCAGCCTTGCTTCATACGGGCTGTCCCATGATGAGTTGCGAAACATCAATCCAAACATCATTGTTGCCAACATGTCTGCTTTCGGCCCTGAAGGTCCATGGTCAGGCCGCCGTGGATTTGACTCGCTTGTGCAGACATGTTCAGGCATGAATGTCTCTGAAGCTGAACACGCTGGGAAGGGTGAGGCTGCTCGCCCAACACCTTGCCAGGCCCTCGATCATTCAGGTGGATATATGCTTGCAGTTGGCGTCATGGCTGCCGTGTATCATCGCGCCGTCAAGGGCGGTTCCTGGAGGGTCGATGTTTCGTTGGCTGGCATGATGAAGTATTTGAGAAGCCTCGGCCAGTACCCTGGAGCGAGCGGCTTTGAAGCGAGTGACTTTGAAAAGCCCGAGGATGTGCCGGAGGAGTATTTCGAGGTCCAGGAGACGGGGTTCGGCACCATGAAGTCCATCAGGCACAGTGCTACTATTGAGGGTCTGGAGGTCGGCTGGGATATCATGCCGAAACCGCTTGGCTCCGATAAGCCTGCATGGGATTAG
- a CDS encoding putative protein gives MKYKVYVAALILTAMPRVSGHPILDHRSKQLDYTSNIEKSQQSSRPQGVSQLIPDKQTIRAVLNIPEIARLPRQVGGAGGSAGGGTGGGSAGGSGGGSAPGGSAGGGTGGGAVGGGGGGTGGSAGGGTGGGSAGGPGGGANSGGSAGGGTGGGAVGGSGGGGNFKRGFLILSRQESPGGAGGSAGGGTGGGSVGGTGGGGGGGSAGGGTGGGSGGGSAGGTGGGNGGGSAGGGSGGGSAGGSGGGEWGWASVGGGTGGGAAGGSGGGNGGGIGWRRDRRWWCWGLWRK, from the exons ATGAAGTACAAAGTCTACGTCGCTGCTCTTATCCTGACTGCTATGCCCCGTGTTAGTGGGCATCCAATT CTTGACCATCGTTCCAAACAGCTGGATTATACATCCAACATTGAGAAATCTCAGCAAAGCTCCCGACCACAGGGTGTAAGTCAACTTATCCCTGATAAGCAAACAATCCGGGCCGTCCTCAATATCCCAGAAATTGCTCGACTTCCCAGACAAGTTGGTGGTGCAGGAGGCTCTGCAGGAGGAGGGACTGGAGGAGGATCCGCTGGGGGTTCTGGGGGAGGGTCCGCTCCTGGAGGGTCTGCTGGTGGAGGTACTGGAGGAGGTGCAGTAGGAGGCGGTGGAGGGGGCACTGGAGGTTCGGCTGGTGGAGGAACTGGAGGAGGATCTGCAGGAGGTCCAGGAGGAGGTGCAAACTCGGGAGGgtctgctggtggtggtacTGGTGGAGGTGCAGTTGGAGGgtctggaggaggaggaaactTTAAGAGAGGTTTCCTTATTCTTTCTAGACAGGAATCTCCAGGAGGTGCTGGAGGTTCAGCTGGTGGGGGTACTGGTGGAGGGTCTGTTGGTGGCACaggcggaggaggtggaggaggatctgcTGGCGGTGGCacaggaggaggatctggAGGAGGATCTGCTGGCGGCACTGGTGGGGGTAATGGAGGTGGTtctgcaggaggaggatctggAGGAGGATCTGCTGGCGGCTCTGGGGGTGGCGAATGGGGGTGGGCGTCTGTTGGAGGAGGGACAGGAGGCGGTGCTGCTGGGGGTTCTGGAGGTGGTAATGGGGGCGGGATCGGTTGGAGGAGGGacaggaggtggtggtgctgggGGCTCTGGCGGAAGTAA
- a CDS encoding related to feruloyl esterase B precursor — protein sequence MALLASPTLASSLSELCTSSNLKAALPSNGTLLGINMIQSTITASTAVYNTSAGTGGGPMRRDTDTYNYCNVTVMYTHGTKGDTVNLKYAFPDPDDFKNRFYVAGGGGYSLNTDTTGGLKYGAAAGATDGGYDAFNYSLDEKFLLGNGSINWDATYMFSYQALGEMTQIGKYITKNLYDMSKSSKVYTYYEGCSDGGREGMSQVQRWGDEYDGVIAGAPAFRFAQQQVLHVYPATVEHTLDYYPPPCELKKIVNATIEACDGLDGRKDGVVSRTDLCKIHFNLKSLIGKEYYCAAETSSSLGFGFSKRQSPGSQTSNAPEQNGTITAEGVAVAQAIYDGVFNGKEERAYLSWQIGSELSDGEPTYDNKTDEWTLNIPSTGGMYVAKFIELLDLDNLDNLNNITYDTLVDWMNTGMVRYYDSLQTTHPDLTTFREAGGKLLHYHGESDPSIPSGSSVHYWQSVRSIMYPKLSDEKAQKALSEWPGPYPQNNMNVMIDWVENGKQPSRLNATVSSGDYKGETQMLCQWPKRPLWKNDKSFTCVDDKKSIESWTYSLNAFKIPVY from the exons ATGGCTTTGCTAGCCTCTCCGACCCTCGCATCCTCTCTTTCGGAACTCTGTACCTCCTCAAACCTGAAAGCTGCACTGCCCTCCAATGGGACCCTTCTGGGGATCAACATGATCCAATCTACCATCACGGCTTCCACGGCGGTTTACAATACCAGTGCTGGGACAGGAGGCGGACCGATGAGGCGTGATACCGATACCTACAACTACTGTAACGTCACTGTCATGTACACTCACGGCACCAAGGGTGACACTGTTAACCTCAAGTATGCCTTTCCTGATCCCGATGACTTCAAGAACCGGTTTTATGTTGCTGGCGGTGGTGGCTACTCTCTAAACACTGACACTACTGGTGGCCTCAAGTACGGGGCGGCTGCTGGAGCTACTGATGGCGGGTACGATGCCTTCAACTACAGCCTCGATGAGAAATTCCTTCTCGGCAACGGTTCCATCAACTGGGATGCGACATACATGTTCTCCTATCAAGCTCTCGGAGAGATGACCCAGATCGGAAAGTATATCACCAAGAACCTTTATGACATGTCAAAGTCGAGCAAGGTCTATACCTACTACGAGGGCTGCTCGGATGGCGGGCGAGAGGGAATGAGCCAGGTTCAACGATGGGGCGACGAGTATGACGGTGTCATCGCTGGAGCTCCTGCATTTCGCTTCGCGCAGCAGCAAGTCCTGCACGTCTACCCAGCCACCGTTGAGCACACTCTCGATTATTACCCCCCTCCTTgtgagctcaagaagatcgtCAACGCGACTATCGAGGCCTGCGATGGTCTCGATGGGAGGAAAGATGGTGTCGTCTCTCGAACAGATCTTTGCAAAATACACTTCAACCTCAAGTCACTCATTGGCAAAGAATACTACTGTGCGGCTGAGACCAGTTCTTCACTTGGCTTTGGGTTCAGCAAGAGACAGTCTCCCGGAAGCCAGACGAGCAATGCCCCAGAGCAGAATGGAACTATTACTGCGGAGGGTGTCGCTGTTGCTCAAGCCATTTACGATGGCGTCTTCAAcggcaaagaagaaagagcGTACCTGTCTTGGCAGATTGGCTCTGAGTTATCTGATGGTGAGCCTACCTACGACAACAAAACCGACGAGTGGACTCTGAACATCCCCTCTACTGGTGGAATGTACGTTGCAAAGTTTATTGAGCTTCTGGACCTCGATAACCTCGATAACCTCAACAATATCACGTATGACACTCTAGTAGACTGGATGAACACTGGTATGGTCCGTTACTACGACAGCTTACAGACTACCCATCCCGATCTCACAACCTTCAGGGAAGCTGGCGGCAAGCTCCTCCACTACCATGGCGAATCAGATCCCAGCATCCCCTCAGGTTCTTCCGTTCACTACTGGCAATCTGTTCGATCCATCATGTATCCAAAGCTGTCCGATGAGAAGGCACAAAAGGCTCTTTCCGAATG GCCAGGTCCTTATCCTCAAAACAACATGAACGTTATGATTGATTGGGTCGAGAATGGTAAGCAGCCGTCGAGACTCAATGCTACTGTTTCTTCGGGCGATTACAAAGGAGAGACGCAGATGTTGTGTCAATGGCCTAAGCGACCTCTTTGGAAGAACGATAAGAGCTTCACGTGTGTTGATGATAAGAAGTCGATCGAGAGTTGGACATACAGCCTCAATGCCTTCAAGATTCCTGTATACTAG